GGTGCGGTCGACCTGCCGGGCAGTCTGCTGCCCTGGCACCTGACCGGCGACGCCTACGGGGAGGTGCTCGGCTCCCGGGACGTGCCGCGCTGGCTGTTCAACACCGTGGTGTACTCGCTGGTCTCGGTGGTGGGCGTGCTGCTGCTCGCCTCGCTCGCCGGGTACGCCTTCGCCAAGAAGCGGTTCCCCGGCCGTGAGGGCATGTTCTGGTCGTTCCTGTCGATGGTGATGGTCCCCTACCACGTCACCATGATCCCGACGTTCATCCTGATCTCGAAGCTCGGCGGCGTCGACACCTACTGGGGGCTGATCGTCCCCACCCTCGCCAACGCGCAGGCCGTGTTCCTGATGCGGCAGTTCATCCTCGGGCTGCCCGACGAGATCTTCGAGGCCGCCCGCCTGGACGGCTGCGGCGAGCTGCAGATCTTCTTCCGGATCGTGCTGCCGCTGCTGAAGCCGATCCTCGCGACGCTCGGCACCTTCGTCTTCCTGTGGCACTGGAACGACTTCCTGTGGCCGCTGATCGTCGGGCAGAGCACCGAGATGCGCACCCTGACCGTCGGGATCGCCTCGCTCCAGCAGGAACAGGTGCCGCTCAACCAGGTGCTGGCCGGTTCCGTCGTCGCCTTCGTACCGATCTTCAGCGCCTATCTGGTGGGCCAGCGGTACTTCACGGAAGGCGTCGTGGGCTCCGCGGTGAAGGGCTGACCCGACTCCCCTCCCCCACTCTGCCCTCCCTCTTTCCCCTCTCCCCGTTCCCCCGGTCTTCAAGGAGCCGCATGCACACCGCACCACCGCCCGCCCCCACGTCCGCCGGGCCGTCGCCGACGCGGCCCGTCGACGAGGCGGCCCTGGAGGAGTCGCTGGCCACGCCGTCGCCCGCGCTCGTCGCCGACCTCGCCGGGCTCGACGGCGATCTGCTGGTCCTCGGCGCCGGCGGCAAGATGGGCCCCAGCCTGTGCCGGCTGGCCCGCCGCGCCCTGGACGCCGCCGGGCGCACCGACCTCGCCGTGATCGCCGTCTCCCGCTGGTCGGACCCGCGGGCCGCCGCCGCGCTGGCCGACGACGGGGTGCGGACCGTACCGTTCGACCTGATGGAGGGCGATCCGGCGGAGCTGCCCGACGCGGGCAACGTGGTCTTCATGGTCGGCGCCAAGTTCGGTTCGGCGAACGATCCCACCACCGCCTGGGCGGTCAACGCCGCCCTGCCCGACCGGATCGCCCGCCGCTACCGGGACGCCAGGATCGCCGCGTTCTCCACCGGCAACGTCTACCCGCTGGTCTCCGTCCTCGACGCGGGCAGCGCCGAGGGCGACCCGACGGCACCGGTCGGCGAGTACGCGATGTCATGCCTCGGCCGTGAGCGGGTCTTCGCCCACCACGCCCGGCGCGCGGGCACCCCGCTGTCGCTGATCCGCCTCAACTACGCCGTGGACCTGCGCTACGGCGTCCTCGCCGACATCGCCTCCGCCGTCCACTCCGGCGCCCCGGTGTCGCTGGCCACCGGGCACGTCAACGTGGTCTGGCAGGGGTACGCCAACGAGGTCGCCCTGCGCTCGCTGACCCGGGCCGCCGCCGAGCCGTTCACCGTCAACGTCACCGGGCCCGAGACCGCGTCGGTGCGGCGCCTCGCGCACCGGTTCGCCGCCGAGTTCGGCACCATCGCGCACCTGGAGGGCGAGGAGTCGGGGACCGGGCTGCTCTCCGACGCGACGCTCTGCCACGCGGAGTTCGGCTATCCCTCCGTCCCGCTGGCCACCCTGGTGGCGTGGCAGGCGGGGTGGCTACGCGACGGTCTTCCGCTGTCGGGCAAGCCCACGAAGTTCGACGTCCGCGACGGAAGGTTCTGAGCCGTGACCCACCCCGCACCGGCCCCCGCGGCGGCCGTCGACCCCCTCGGGCTGCTCGCCGAGGGCACCGTGATCCCCGCCCACCCGCTGGTCCTCGACGCGGGCAGGCGCCTCGACGAACGCCGGCAACGCGCCCTGACCCGCTACTACCTGGCGTCCGGGGCGGGCGGTGTCGCGGTCGGCGTGCACACCACCCAGTTCGAGATCCGCGAGCCGTCCGTCGGGCTGCTGCGGCCGGTCCTCGAACTCGCCGCCGAGACCGTCGAACGGGAGGCGGACCGGCCCGTCCTGCGGATCGCCGGGGCCTGCGGATACACCGCGCAGGCCGTCGCCGAGGCCGAACTCGCCGCCGAACTCGGCTACGACGCGGTGCTGTTGAGCCCCCAGGTGCCGGGCGCCGACGAGGCGGGGCTCCTGGAGCGGGCCCGCGCCGTCGGCGAGGTCCTGCCGGTCATCGGCTTCTACCTCCAGGAGGCGGTCGGCGGACGCTATCTGTCCCCGTCGTTCTGGAGCCGCCTCGCGGACATCCCCTCCGTCGTGGCCGTCAAGACGGCGCCCTTCGACCGGTACCGCACCGCCGAGGTCATCGACGCGATCGCCCGCTCCGACCGGGCGGGGGACGTCGCCCTGTACACCGGCAACGACGACGCCATCCTCACCGACCTGCTCACCCCGTACCGGACCGGCGGCGACGGCGGCGAACTGCGCTGGTTCGCGGGCGGATTGCTTGGCCAGTGGGCGGTGTGGACCAGGACCGCGGTGGCGCTCCTCGCGGAGGTGCGGCGGGCACGCGCGGGCGACCACGCCCTCACCGTGGACCTGCTGCGCCGGGCCCCGCAGCTCACCGAGGCCAACGCGGCCGTCTTCGACGTGCGGGGCGCCTTCCGCGGCTGCGTCCCCGGAGTGCACGAGGTGCTGCGCCGGCAGGGGCTGCTCGCCGGGACCTGGTGCCTCGACCCGGCGGAGCAGCTCTCCCCCGGGCAGGCGGAGGAACTCACCCGGGTCTGCGTGGCCCATCCCTGGGTCACCGACGACGCGTTCGTGGCGGAGCATCTCGATGACTGGCTCCGCTGACCGCCCCGGCGGGCCGCCGCGCACCGTGGTGGCGCTGCCGGCCGCGCTGCGCCGCGAGCTGTTCGCACCCGGCGTGTGGGAGCGGCTGCGCGCGGTGGCCGACGTCACCGTGGTCGACGCGCACAGCGACCGCGGCGCGCTGGCCGCCGCGCTGCCGGGCGCCCGGGTCCTGGTCACCGGGTGGGGCACGGCCCGGATCGACGGTGAACTCCTGGCCGCCGGCGACCGGTTGGAGCT
The sequence above is a segment of the Streptomyces griseoviridis genome. Coding sequences within it:
- a CDS encoding dihydrodipicolinate synthase family protein, with translation MTHPAPAPAAAVDPLGLLAEGTVIPAHPLVLDAGRRLDERRQRALTRYYLASGAGGVAVGVHTTQFEIREPSVGLLRPVLELAAETVEREADRPVLRIAGACGYTAQAVAEAELAAELGYDAVLLSPQVPGADEAGLLERARAVGEVLPVIGFYLQEAVGGRYLSPSFWSRLADIPSVVAVKTAPFDRYRTAEVIDAIARSDRAGDVALYTGNDDAILTDLLTPYRTGGDGGELRWFAGGLLGQWAVWTRTAVALLAEVRRARAGDHALTVDLLRRAPQLTEANAAVFDVRGAFRGCVPGVHEVLRRQGLLAGTWCLDPAEQLSPGQAEELTRVCVAHPWVTDDAFVAEHLDDWLR
- a CDS encoding NAD-dependent epimerase/dehydratase family protein; the encoded protein is MHTAPPPAPTSAGPSPTRPVDEAALEESLATPSPALVADLAGLDGDLLVLGAGGKMGPSLCRLARRALDAAGRTDLAVIAVSRWSDPRAAAALADDGVRTVPFDLMEGDPAELPDAGNVVFMVGAKFGSANDPTTAWAVNAALPDRIARRYRDARIAAFSTGNVYPLVSVLDAGSAEGDPTAPVGEYAMSCLGRERVFAHHARRAGTPLSLIRLNYAVDLRYGVLADIASAVHSGAPVSLATGHVNVVWQGYANEVALRSLTRAAAEPFTVNVTGPETASVRRLAHRFAAEFGTIAHLEGEESGTGLLSDATLCHAEFGYPSVPLATLVAWQAGWLRDGLPLSGKPTKFDVRDGRF
- a CDS encoding carbohydrate ABC transporter permease gives rise to the protein MAPVTRAPEAPAAVPTPKEPARAGRARTPDAAVPAGLRPRARGRVLRGVLLTAASVATLFPFYAMIVLSLHPQGAVDLPGSLLPWHLTGDAYGEVLGSRDVPRWLFNTVVYSLVSVVGVLLLASLAGYAFAKKRFPGREGMFWSFLSMVMVPYHVTMIPTFILISKLGGVDTYWGLIVPTLANAQAVFLMRQFILGLPDEIFEAARLDGCGELQIFFRIVLPLLKPILATLGTFVFLWHWNDFLWPLIVGQSTEMRTLTVGIASLQQEQVPLNQVLAGSVVAFVPIFSAYLVGQRYFTEGVVGSAVKG